In Siniperca chuatsi isolate FFG_IHB_CAS linkage group LG16, ASM2008510v1, whole genome shotgun sequence, the following proteins share a genomic window:
- the zfp36l1b gene encoding mRNA decay activator protein ZFP36L1b isoform X1 — protein MAATIISPFFEYRDVSNKNNKMLNFSNNHSLGGPQLTPVPCSSANVSSCAPTGSLLDRKVVGALSAGDLFQRRHSVTLPGAKFSQNQFVNSLKTDPSMLLGSSGSNNKENRFRERSYSELGDRLRPGGQACAGGSSPVNSSRYKTELCRPFEENGTCKYGDKCQFAHGMHELRSLSRHPKYKTELCRTFHTIGFCPYGPRCHFIHNAEERRGPPPLSAFNKVERPRLQHSFSFAGFPSSGGLRDSPTSVTPPPVFSTEGSTEWQSHPFTYSSQELASPFGPSLGPPPVSEPQGLAPPSPTSPCIFQPTSESPPSPPSLPDSLSDQEGYQSSLGSQSDSESPLLDASRRLPIFSRLSISDD, from the exons ATGGCAGCGACTATTATTTCTCCCTTCTTCGAATACAGAGACGTGTCTAACAAG aacaataaaatgttgaacttcAGCAATAACCACAGTCTCGGTGGACCTCAGCTGACGCCTGTCCCATGCTCCAGTGCCAACGTCTCCTCCTGCGCCCCCACTGGGTCCCTGCTGGACAGGAAGGTGGTGGGGGCCCTCTCTGCAGGAGACCTGTTCCAACGCCGTCACTCAGTCACTCTCCCCGGCGCAAAGTTCAGCCAGAACCAGTTTGTCAACAGTCTTAAAACGGATCCCTCGATGTTGCTGGGTAGCAGCGGCAGCAACAACAAGGAGAACCGTTTCCGTGAGCGCTCCTACTCCGAGCTGGGGGACCGGCTGCGGCCCGGCGGTCAGGCATGCGCGGGCGGAAGCAGCCCGGTCAACTCGAGCCGCTATAAGACGGAGCTGTGCCGGCCTTTTGAGGAGAACGGCACCTGCAAGTACGGCGATAAGTGCCAGTTTGCCCACGGCATGCATGAGCTGCGCAGCCTGAGCCGTCACCCGAAGTACAAGACTGAGCTGTGCCGCACCTTCCACACCATCGGTTTCTGCCCGTACGGCCCCCGCTGCCACTTCATCCACAATGCAGAGGAGCGCCGCGGgccccctcccctctctgcctTCAACAAGGTGGAGCGCCCTCGGCTGCAGCATAGCTTCAGCTTCGCCGGCTTCCCCAGCTCCGGCGGCCTGCGGGACAGCCCCACCTCCGTCACACCTCCACCCGTGTTCTCCACTGAAGGCTCGACGGAGTGGCAGAGCCACCCCTTCACCTACTCCAGCCAGGAGCTTGCCAGCCCGTTTGGCCCCAGCTTGGGGCCCCCACCTGTGTCTGAGCCTCAGGGTCTGGCCCCACcttcccccacctccccctgcaTTTTCCAGCCCACATCAGAGAGCCCCCCAAGCCCCCCCAGCCTCCCAGACTCCCTGTCTGATCAGGAGGGCTACCAGAGCAGCCTGGGCAGTCAGAGCGACTCTGAGTCCCCCCTCCTGGATGCCTCCCGCCGCCTCCCCATCTTCAGCAGGCTCTCGATCTCTGATGATTAA
- the zfp36l1b gene encoding mRNA decay activator protein ZFP36L1b isoform X2, producing the protein MLNFSNNHSLGGPQLTPVPCSSANVSSCAPTGSLLDRKVVGALSAGDLFQRRHSVTLPGAKFSQNQFVNSLKTDPSMLLGSSGSNNKENRFRERSYSELGDRLRPGGQACAGGSSPVNSSRYKTELCRPFEENGTCKYGDKCQFAHGMHELRSLSRHPKYKTELCRTFHTIGFCPYGPRCHFIHNAEERRGPPPLSAFNKVERPRLQHSFSFAGFPSSGGLRDSPTSVTPPPVFSTEGSTEWQSHPFTYSSQELASPFGPSLGPPPVSEPQGLAPPSPTSPCIFQPTSESPPSPPSLPDSLSDQEGYQSSLGSQSDSESPLLDASRRLPIFSRLSISDD; encoded by the coding sequence atgttgaacttcAGCAATAACCACAGTCTCGGTGGACCTCAGCTGACGCCTGTCCCATGCTCCAGTGCCAACGTCTCCTCCTGCGCCCCCACTGGGTCCCTGCTGGACAGGAAGGTGGTGGGGGCCCTCTCTGCAGGAGACCTGTTCCAACGCCGTCACTCAGTCACTCTCCCCGGCGCAAAGTTCAGCCAGAACCAGTTTGTCAACAGTCTTAAAACGGATCCCTCGATGTTGCTGGGTAGCAGCGGCAGCAACAACAAGGAGAACCGTTTCCGTGAGCGCTCCTACTCCGAGCTGGGGGACCGGCTGCGGCCCGGCGGTCAGGCATGCGCGGGCGGAAGCAGCCCGGTCAACTCGAGCCGCTATAAGACGGAGCTGTGCCGGCCTTTTGAGGAGAACGGCACCTGCAAGTACGGCGATAAGTGCCAGTTTGCCCACGGCATGCATGAGCTGCGCAGCCTGAGCCGTCACCCGAAGTACAAGACTGAGCTGTGCCGCACCTTCCACACCATCGGTTTCTGCCCGTACGGCCCCCGCTGCCACTTCATCCACAATGCAGAGGAGCGCCGCGGgccccctcccctctctgcctTCAACAAGGTGGAGCGCCCTCGGCTGCAGCATAGCTTCAGCTTCGCCGGCTTCCCCAGCTCCGGCGGCCTGCGGGACAGCCCCACCTCCGTCACACCTCCACCCGTGTTCTCCACTGAAGGCTCGACGGAGTGGCAGAGCCACCCCTTCACCTACTCCAGCCAGGAGCTTGCCAGCCCGTTTGGCCCCAGCTTGGGGCCCCCACCTGTGTCTGAGCCTCAGGGTCTGGCCCCACcttcccccacctccccctgcaTTTTCCAGCCCACATCAGAGAGCCCCCCAAGCCCCCCCAGCCTCCCAGACTCCCTGTCTGATCAGGAGGGCTACCAGAGCAGCCTGGGCAGTCAGAGCGACTCTGAGTCCCCCCTCCTGGATGCCTCCCGCCGCCTCCCCATCTTCAGCAGGCTCTCGATCTCTGATGATTAA